The Zhihengliuella sp. ISTPL4 genomic interval TGCCTGATGGCCGCTGCCCTCGCGATCGGGAACCGCGCCCTCCGCAGCCTTCCGGTCGAGTCCCGATGGGCCGCGCACGCCGCCCAGTACGAGGCGGACTGAGGCGGGCGGAGGCCGGAGCCCGGGCGCTAGGGCGCGACCGCGAGCACGGTGATTCCCGCCGCCGCGGAGGCCACGGCGAGCGCCAGCGCGATCGCGATGAGGATGATGTGCACGCGGAGGAACGGGGTGGCCTTGCCGTTCTCGTCGCGGGCGCGCGGATCGTTCGCGACCCGCTTGTAGAACCTCGGCCAGACCAGCACGTTGAAACCGGCGTTGAGGAACAGCACGACGACGAGGGCGATCACCCCTCCACGCTATCGAGGGCATCGTCGCGTCGCGAACAACCGTCGGAATTCTTGGACCGCGACATGTATCACCGTGCTCTTGCCGTGCTCCTGGTAGGTGTGATCACAATGGGCTTCATGATCGACGGTGCCCCCGGCGCCGCCTCCGATCCGGCATCCGACGACGGGCGCGCACGCTGGGAACGCGCCGCGGACCTGTTCGATGCGTGGCGCGATGGCGACGGCCGCTCGATGGACGAACTGGTGCGGCTCATGACGCCCGTGCTCTGGCACGTCGTGCGCGCCTACGGCCTCGAACGCACCCTCGCGGAGGACGTCGTGCAGACGACCTGGCTGCAGCTCGTGCGCGGACATGGATCCATCGCCGACCCCCGCGCCGTCTCCGCCTGGCTGACGACCACCGCCCGCCGCGAGGCCTGGAAGGTCGGCAAGGCGAACGGCCGCGTCGACACGGCGGAGTCCGACGACCTGGACCTCCTCCTCCCGGAGCAGGCGTCCGCCGAGGAGCACGCCACGCTCGACGACGAGAGCCGCCGGCTCTGGGCCGCCGTCCGCCGCCTCGCCGAGCGATGCCAGCGCCTCCTTCGCGTGATCGCCTTCGAGGACCGCCCCGACTACGCCCGCCTCGCCCACGACCTGTCGATGCCGGTCGGCAGCATCGGCCCGACCCGCAGCCGCTGTCTCGCGAAGCTCCGTGACCTCCTCGACACCCCGGCCGCCCGGACGGAGGGATGGTCATGAGCGACGAGGACGACGCCCGGCTGTTCGCCCGCCTGCGCAGCCTGTGGGGAGAGGTTGATCCGGTCCCTGCGGGGCTGATCGACCGCATGGTCGCCGCAGTCGCGGCGGACGGACTCAACCGCGAGTACGCCCTGCTCACCCTCGTGGAAGGGCCGCTCGGCGCGATACGCGGCGAGACCGACGCTCTCACCCTCCAGTTCAGCGACGGCGGCACCAGCGTCCTCCTCCACGTCACGACGACCGCCTCCGGACGGCGGCGGGTCGACGGCTGGGTGGACACCGCCGCCGCAGAGATCGTGCTCGTGCAAGACGCGCGCGAGCGCCGCACGACCCCGGCGGAGACCGGTCGGTTCGTGTTCGACGAGGTGCCCCCAGGGCTCAGCCGCGTGCGCCTGACCGCGACGGTCGGCGACGAGACCCGCACGCTCGAGACCCCGCAGTTCGAGTTGTGACCCTCGATGCCGGCGATGTCGCCGGCGTCCCCACGGAGAGGATGATCGATGGAACAGCCCCAGGGATGGACCTGGCAGGACCGCGCGGAGGGATCGATCCGCCGCGGCACCGCCCTCGACCCCAGCACCGAGCCGGTGGACGGGATCCGGGCGTTCCCCACCGCCTACCTGCCGGAGCGCCTGTTGATCACGCGTGTCCTGGACGAGCAGGAGGCATACGACCGTGAGCTGCGCGCCCTGCGGGACGCCGCCGACTCCTTCGGCTGGCGCCTGGAGATCGAGGACCGCGAGCGGGAGATGGGCAACGGCGAGCTCGTGCCCGGCGTCGCGGGCTTCGTGCGGGCGCGCCTGACCACGCCGGATGAACCGACCAGGGGCGAGTCCCCGGTGGCGCCGGACGCGTGGCGGGTGCTGCAACGAGCGCGGCGCCTGTCCCGCTCGACGATGCCGCGGACCAGCCTCGAGCACGTGCTGTCGATCGATCCCGTCGGGCTCAATCCCTTCACCCGAACCAACCCGTTCACCCGGACGAACCCGTTCACGCGGACGAGCCCGGTCCGCGGCGCGGCACCCGGCGGAGGCGGCAGCGACGACTACCTGGAGCCCGGACGCGGGGCACGGCAGCCGGTCACGTGGCTCGGTCCCGCGCCGGCTCGCACGGCTGCCCCGAAGCGGGGACGACGGCCGGTCGTGGCGATCCTCGACACCGGGTGCGGCGAGCACGCCTGGCTGCCGTCCGACATCGTCACCCGGCACGTGGAGCTCGACGGCATCCCCGTGGGCTTCACGGACGACGCCGATCCCGAGCGCTACCCCGACCTCTACGGGCAGCTCGACGGGGAGATCGACGCGGTCGCCGGGCACGGCACGTTCATCGCGGGCCTCGTACGTCAGGCCGCTCCGGACGCCGACATCCTCTCGATCCGCGTCGCCGGCGCACTCGGCGTAGTGGACGAGAGCACGCTCCTGGAAACCGTGGGGCAGGTCGTGGAGCTGCTGCGGCGGCATCGCGAGGATCCGAAGACGGGCTTCCCGATCGACGTGCTGAATCTCTCCCTCAGCTACTACCACGAGACCCCGACCGACGGACTCTTCAGCACCACCCTGTACGAGCTGCTCGCGAAGGCCAGGGAGCTCGGCTGCGTGGTCGTCTGCTCGGCCGGCAACGACGCGATCGACCGCCCCTCCTTCCCCGCCTCGCTGTGGCCGTGGCCCGGCGCGGACAACGGATTGCCCTCCGACGACGGGGCTCCGCACGTCTCCGTCGGCGCCCTGAACCCGTCCGCGCACTCCGTCGCCCTGTTCTCGAACGTCGGCCCGTGGGTGCAGGTGTACGCGCCGGGGGCCGCGGTGGTCAGCACCTCGCCGGCCTTCGTCGGCGGCGCGCAGGCCGCGACCCGCGCAGACGTCGACGGGCTGCCGCGCGAGACGCTCGACCCGGACGACTACCGAGGCGGCTTCGCCGTGTGGAGCGGCACCTCCTTCGCGGCTCCCTACATCGCCGGACGGATCGCGGCCCAGCTCGGCGCCGTCCCCGCCGAGGGGGTGAAGCCCGCTGTCGCCGCGAAGGCCGTCACCGCCGTCCTGACGTCGCTGCCGACGCCGCACGAGAGGTCCTGACGCCTCGCGCCCTTCCGTGCGACCACCCCGGCACGGCATCCTGGACGGATGTCCCTGTCCGCGCGCGCGCTGCACCGACGCGGCGTCGAGGCGGCCAACGCCCGACAGTTCACCCGCGCCCGGCGGGAACTGGAGAAGGCCGCCGCCCGCACCGACGACGCCGACCTCCGCGCGCGCATCGACGGCACCACCGCATACGTGCTCGCGCAGACCGGCGAGCCTTCGGCGGCGGAGGCTCTGTGCCGGGAGGCGCTGGCCAGGGACGGACTGCAGGCGGAGACCATCGCTCTCCTCGGCGGACAGCTCGGCGCCCTCCTCATGCACGGCGGGCGGCTGGAGGAGGCCGAGGCGAGCCTGACCACCGCGATCGATGCCCTCGCTGCGACCGGCGCGGAGACGCCGGCCCTCGCGAACTGCCTGATGAACCGGGCGGTGGTGCGGATGCAGCGCCATCAGCTGGACACCTGCATGGCCGACCTCCGGCGGGCCATCGCGATCTACGAGGCGCACGACGAACGGGACTCCCTCGCCGAGGCCACGCACAACCTCGGCTATGCCGCGCTCCTCGGCGGCGACCTCGTGTCGGCACTGCGCCTCATGGCCGAGTCCCGTCCGACGTTCGCAGCAACCAGTGCCCTGGCCACCG includes:
- a CDS encoding S8 family peptidase; its protein translation is MEQPQGWTWQDRAEGSIRRGTALDPSTEPVDGIRAFPTAYLPERLLITRVLDEQEAYDRELRALRDAADSFGWRLEIEDREREMGNGELVPGVAGFVRARLTTPDEPTRGESPVAPDAWRVLQRARRLSRSTMPRTSLEHVLSIDPVGLNPFTRTNPFTRTNPFTRTSPVRGAAPGGGGSDDYLEPGRGARQPVTWLGPAPARTAAPKRGRRPVVAILDTGCGEHAWLPSDIVTRHVELDGIPVGFTDDADPERYPDLYGQLDGEIDAVAGHGTFIAGLVRQAAPDADILSIRVAGALGVVDESTLLETVGQVVELLRRHREDPKTGFPIDVLNLSLSYYHETPTDGLFSTTLYELLAKARELGCVVVCSAGNDAIDRPSFPASLWPWPGADNGLPSDDGAPHVSVGALNPSAHSVALFSNVGPWVQVYAPGAAVVSTSPAFVGGAQAATRADVDGLPRETLDPDDYRGGFAVWSGTSFAAPYIAGRIAAQLGAVPAEGVKPAVAAKAVTAVLTSLPTPHERS
- a CDS encoding RNA polymerase sigma factor, with translation MIDGAPGAASDPASDDGRARWERAADLFDAWRDGDGRSMDELVRLMTPVLWHVVRAYGLERTLAEDVVQTTWLQLVRGHGSIADPRAVSAWLTTTARREAWKVGKANGRVDTAESDDLDLLLPEQASAEEHATLDDESRRLWAAVRRLAERCQRLLRVIAFEDRPDYARLAHDLSMPVGSIGPTRSRCLAKLRDLLDTPAARTEGWS
- a CDS encoding SCO4848 family membrane protein codes for the protein MIALVVVLFLNAGFNVLVWPRFYKRVANDPRARDENGKATPFLRVHIILIAIALALAVASAAAGITVLAVAP